TCGTGGCGTGGCGTTCGCGCCAGGCGCGCACATCATCGACCCACGCACTGCGCGCCGTGGCGGCGCCATGTACCAGGTCGCCAAGGATCACCAGCCGCGTGGGCTGCAAGCTGGCGAACAGGGCATCGAGCCGGTGCAGGTCATCTTCCGTATCGCCGCTGGGCACGGCAATGCCCGCACGGCGGAACACCGCGCCCTTGCCGAAGTGCACGTCAGCGACGAGCAGGGTGCGCTGCGCACCCCAGTAGATGGCCCGTTCCGGATGCAGCGTAAGCTGTTCGCCGGCGAGTTCGATATCACGCGTGATCATGCCGTCCCCGCTTCAAGCGTGGCGAGCATGCGTTCCACGCGGGATTTCCAGTCATCCGTGGCGATCCCGCCGCGCAGCCTTTCCACCCACAGCGGGAATGCCAGCGGGCTCAGCCGCTTCGGTTCGCGCCAGAGCAGCGTCGAGCGGGCTACGCGAAGCAGGCACGCGCGCAGGCGGGTGAAGTCGAGTTGCTGGTCAAGCACCTCGCGTTCGGCCTGCCATAGCAAGGGATGCTCCGGATCGTGTCGGCGCAGTACATCGAATAGCAGGCCGCTCGATGCCTGGAGTTGGCGCAGGGTCTTCGCTTGCGCCGGGTAACCGTTGAATACCAGCCCGGCGACGCGGGCGATTTCACGGAACTGGCGACGCGCGAGTTCCGACAGGTTCACGCTCGCGCGGATATCGCGATGCAACCAGGTGGGGTGTAGCAGCATGCGCATGGTTTCCGCGTTGAGTGCAGGCATGCGCGCGGCGGTGATGGCAAGGCCGTAGTCGTTCACGGCGTAGCCGTAATCGCCGGGCTGTATCCGCGCCAGGCGCCATGCGAGCACGGCCGCGAGGCCCTCATGGGCGAGGCGGCCGGCGAAGGGAAATACGAACAGGTAATCGCCCTCGCGCGTGCGAGTGCGTTCGCACAGGATCTCGTCGAGACCGGGCACCGCCGAATGCGCGCGCTGGATGGCAAGCAGTGGCCCAAGGGCGCGCATCTCGGCACTGCGCGGGTCCGGTGCCGCCAGAGTGCGGCGTAGTTCGTCGGAGAGTTCCCCGGAGAGCGGCAGGCGACCGCCCATCCAGCGGGGCACGCCGCCGCGCCGGTTCGGAGCCGCGCGCACGTAGGCGGTCATGTCGCGCACGCGCACCAGTTCGAGGTTGCGGCCAGCGAAAAGGAAGCGGTCGCCGGGGCGAAGGCGTGACACGAAGCTTTCCTCCACGGTACCCAGCCGCGCGCCCTTCATGTAACGGACCTGCAGGGTGCCATCGGAGGTAATCGTGCCGATCGAGAGGCGATGCATGCGGGCGACGCGTCCGCTTTGCACGACGTAGCGTCCATCGACCTGAACCAGCTTGTGGTACTCGGGATAGCTCGCCAGGGCCGTGCCGCCCGTGCACAGGTAAGCGAGCACGGCATCAAAGCGATCGCGCGGCATGTTTGCGTATGCCAGCGATGTGGTGATCTCGGCGTACGCCTCGTCGGCCGTGAAACCACCGCCAAGCGCCATGGTCATCAGGTGCTGGGCCAGCACATCCAGGCAGCCGCGCATGGGGCGCCGAGGCTCCAGGTGGCCTTCACTGAGCGCGCGCCTCGCGGCATCGACCTCCGCCAGCTCCAGCAGATGGGTGGGCACGCAGAGGATGCGCGAGGGCATGCCCGGCTGATGGCCGCTGCGGCCCGCCCTTTGCAGCAGGCGCGCCACGCTTTTCGGGCTGCCGACCTGGATCACGCGCTCAACGCTTGAGAAATCCACGCCGAGGTCCAGGCTGGACGTGGCGACGACACAGCGCAGCGCGCCGACGCGCAGGCCTTCCTCCGTCGCGAATCGCAGCTTCGGATCGATCGAGCCGTGATGCAGCGCGAGGGTCGCCGGTGCTTCCGGCCACACGGAAGCAAGGGCTTCGTGCCACAGCTCCGCTTGCGATCGGGTGTTGGCGAAGACCAGGCTGCTGCGCGCTTCCATCACCGCCTTGAGCACACGCGGTAGCTGGGTGAGGCCGAGATGGCCGGCCCAGGGGAATCGTTCACCGCCTTCGGGCACGGCCGTATCGATGATGGTCTTCTTTCGCGCCGCCGCGCCTACGAGGACGCCATCGCCGGTGAGCGCTTTCAGCGCTTCATCCAGGTTGCCCAGCGTGGCCGAGAGCCCCCAGATGCGTGCTTCGGGCTGCCACTGGCGCAGGCGGGTCAGCCCGAGCTGCAGGAGCGTGCCCCGCTTGTTGCCGATCAGTTCGTGCCACTCATCGACCACCACGCCGCGCAGCGTCGCGAAGCGCTCGCGGGCGTCGGGGTAGCTGAGTAACAGCGCAAGGCTTTCCGGCGTGGTCACCAGTAGCTCGCAGGCGCCACGACGCAACCGCGCGCGCTCCGCACTGCCACTGTCGCCCGTACGGCGCAGCACACGCCACGGTAGGTCCATGGCCTCCACGGCGGCGGCAAGGTGCTGCGTGGTATCGGTGGCCAGCGAACGGAGCGGGGTAATCCATAGAAGGCGCAGGCCCGTGCCTGGGTTCAGCACGCCATCGATCAGTGGCCCGCCCGCCGCCGCGAGCGTCTTGCCCGTACCGGTGGGTGCGTGCACCAGGCCATGCTTGCCTGCGGCCCATTGCTTCCAGGCGGTGCGCTGGAACGACGCCGGGCGGCGCGCCTGCGCGGTGAACCACGCTACGAGGCGCGCCTCAGCCCGACGCCAGGCGGCGGAGGTCGTCAAGTTTGTCGGCATCGCGGATCGCAAGGTCGGTACGCCAGCGCAGGATGCGCGGAAAGCGCACCGCCACGCCGGCCTTATGGCGCCCCGAGGCCTGGATGGCTTCGAAGGCGAGTTCGAATACATGGGTGGGCTGTACCGAGCGCA
Above is a genomic segment from Luteibacter aegosomatissinici containing:
- a CDS encoding ligase-associated DNA damage response DEXH box helicase, which gives rise to MPTNLTTSAAWRRAEARLVAWFTAQARRPASFQRTAWKQWAAGKHGLVHAPTGTGKTLAAAGGPLIDGVLNPGTGLRLLWITPLRSLATDTTQHLAAAVEAMDLPWRVLRRTGDSGSAERARLRRGACELLVTTPESLALLLSYPDARERFATLRGVVVDEWHELIGNKRGTLLQLGLTRLRQWQPEARIWGLSATLGNLDEALKALTGDGVLVGAAARKKTIIDTAVPEGGERFPWAGHLGLTQLPRVLKAVMEARSSLVFANTRSQAELWHEALASVWPEAPATLALHHGSIDPKLRFATEEGLRVGALRCVVATSSLDLGVDFSSVERVIQVGSPKSVARLLQRAGRSGHQPGMPSRILCVPTHLLELAEVDAARRALSEGHLEPRRPMRGCLDVLAQHLMTMALGGGFTADEAYAEITTSLAYANMPRDRFDAVLAYLCTGGTALASYPEYHKLVQVDGRYVVQSGRVARMHRLSIGTITSDGTLQVRYMKGARLGTVEESFVSRLRPGDRFLFAGRNLELVRVRDMTAYVRAAPNRRGGVPRWMGGRLPLSGELSDELRRTLAAPDPRSAEMRALGPLLAIQRAHSAVPGLDEILCERTRTREGDYLFVFPFAGRLAHEGLAAVLAWRLARIQPGDYGYAVNDYGLAITAARMPALNAETMRMLLHPTWLHRDIRASVNLSELARRQFREIARVAGLVFNGYPAQAKTLRQLQASSGLLFDVLRRHDPEHPLLWQAEREVLDQQLDFTRLRACLLRVARSTLLWREPKRLSPLAFPLWVERLRGGIATDDWKSRVERMLATLEAGTA